Proteins from one Candida orthopsilosis Co 90-125, chromosome 2 draft sequence genomic window:
- a CDS encoding Hop1 protein (S. cerevisiae homolog HOP1 has four-way junction DNA binding, has role in synaptonemal complex assembly, meiotic recombination checkpoint and localizes to lateral element), whose amino-acid sequence MQAQLLRQSVTNQQSQLLIHELISVSIYCVTFLRDVFEESNYIDTKYYNERYPRPDANYIRTKRLRRGVTKFADSIIKCVDEGIKDSIEKGYLKAVSFAIQLPNNSEHTVCENYLFGINYLTNQVSLSVNNKETELEVIEYDQIISQIQGMIRRLIVMTQSFDMLPREKTVLIKLLFNDSCPKEYQPPYFEDATDSPPITIKVDKQSGINDLGSVNTGRNQVRLSVLVADKNGVNSTNVDPFDVFTDSDESIGDVPASSLHLDSFLNTEKNETAAPTQSVSHISPNCQKCRTKLNLVEYGYDKPLKRPITCTKCMFGSDIDQDLIILQKIRLLWDYLCRHEFPSITQLLALTSLTLSDANILKGIFNNLFQENVLIVSKEGQFESGTIDYRIGSGEFLPIVDGIIDNYGTPLVKNRRYFVIFVPVLRDEFPYLSYDESVVDLYFPNIQLPRINFVKLNLRKFKARSLQKETQFSARVVRTVIPDSQASPGIVKKYGGYKVPRIVNEETADESKDAIDIDASSIGYVIQEQHGSNIAEATKQIKDLSFADSIEYLSQEPLSMKMEDVSPSQMKRRAEQLPQQAQKKRKVSVNKV is encoded by the coding sequence ATGCAAGCACAACTATTGAGGCAAAGCGTCACCAATCAACAATCGCAATTGTTAATTCATGAGTTGATTAGTGTTTCCATATATTGCGTTACTTTTTTGCGAGACGTGTTTGAGGAGAGCAACTATATTGACACAAAGTATTACAACGAGAGGTACCCACGGCCTGATGCCAATTACATCAGAACAAAGAGATTAAGACGAGGAGTTACAAAGTTTGCTGATCTGATTATCAAATGTGTTGATGAAGGTATTaaagattcaattgaaaaagggtATTTGAAAGCGGTGCTGTTTGCAATCCAGTTACCCAACAATAGCGAACATACAGTATGTGAAAACTATTTGTTTGGGATAAATTACTTGACAAATCAGGTCCTGTTGTCGGTTAACAATAAGGAGACAGAATTAGAAGTCATTGAGTATGACCAGATTATCAGTCAAATCCAAGGTATGATAAGAAGGTTGATTGTCATGACACAATCGTTTGATATGTTACCTCGGGAAAAGACCgtattgatcaaattaCTTTTTAATGATTCGTGTCCGAAGGAATATCAACCACCTTACTTTGAAGATGCTACGGACTCACCTCCAATTACAATTAAAGTTGACAAACAATCTGGAATAAACGATCTAGGCTCTGTTAATACAGGTCGTAATCAGGTCAGGTTGAGCGTATTGGTTGCAGATAAGAATGGCGTGAACTCAACAAATGTCGATCCCTTTGATGTATTCACCGATTCTGATGAGTCCATAGGTGATGTTCCGGCATCTTCTTTACATTTAGATAGTTTTTTAAACACAGAGAAGAATGAAACAGCTGCTCCTACTCAATCTGTGTCGCATATATCTccaaattgtcaaaagtGTCGTACTAAACtcaatcttgttgaatatgGATATGACAAACCATTAAAAAGACCAATCACTTGCACAAAATGTATGTTTGGTTCAGATATAGATCAAGATCTCATCatattgcaaaaaattagACTTTTATGGGATTATCTTTGTCGTCATGAATTTCCAAGTATTACCCAGTTGTTGGCGTTGACAAGTTTGACTTTGAGTGATGCTAATATCCTTAAAggtattttcaacaatttgtttcagGAAAATGTTCTCATTGTTAGTAAAGAAGGCCAATTTGAATCTGGTACTATCGATTATCGTATTGGATCAGGCGAGTTTCTTCCTATAGTTGATGGGATTATTGACAATTATGGTACTCCCTTGGTCAAAAATAGGCGTTATTTTGTTATATTTGTTCCTGTTTTACGTGACGAATTCCCATACTTGTCATATGATGAATCAGTGGTTGATTTGTATTTCCCCAACATACAATTGCCAAGGATCAACTTTGTCAAACTtaatttgagaaaatttAAAGCAAGGTCCTTACAAAAGGAAACTCAATTTAGTGCCAGAGTTGTACGTACAGTGATTCCAGATTCTCAAGCATCTCCAGGAATAGTAAAGAAATATGGTGGGTATAAAGTTCCTCGTATTGTAAATGAGGAAACTGCCGATGAAAGTAAAGATGcaattgatattgatgctTCGTCTATTGGGTATGTCATACAAGAGCAACATGGTTCCAATATAGCAGAAGCAACAAAGCAAATTAAAGATTTGTCATTTGctgattcaattgaatactTATCGCAAGAGCCATTGTCTATGAAAATGGAGGATGTGTCACCATCACAGATGAAAAGAAGGGCTGAACAACTACCACAACAAgcacaaaagaaaagaaaggtTAGTGTAAACAAGGTGTAG
- a CDS encoding Zcf17 transcription factor (transcription factor with zinc cluster DNA-binding motif), giving the protein MTKSPATVKRKRHTNSKLGCANCKRKKIRCDESLPSCKNCLKGKKDTCSYLSLSQDEVEKIKLTHSLRNSQNKLLNSNYRLPATNVLTMSSNESLESSNSQKKFHAVRYASSRGSVLEFKFELADLPVLIPPITYPPLQYNNLSMQDFTNEFKVINDFDSDDYTTGSPSELSKKNILPNGFEHQITFNVINPRAFKRVNSAHAVTTTPVVSDYSLHLFIGKNTLLDYMSDLFSENVSDSGLSLAVHTLGEAIHLNHLKSKPSFLKEDADKQLTERLDNRVKNSFNKCCDMLQAKVETIQQKKCINYNSNEAGNDLELAAYTGNFLTFTSVISKLGVKTHFKTLKLPLLAYNTYARLQEIIPSKTLSVVSLLKKNLQYNVISVNVPSYNPQFLFEIESNLRSLEFIFTAESLFKDKVDSSIRFEFETLKAQYSSLMKFLKDKVLNIVFALRDESSVSVYPVDAIYDVLQTWHAMCPPEALVNKPGINSTFYDESVFLKDLSSTLYTYYSAIAAALDAVFPACKYLFSLSFILPVSQCYSDKETLTVSKYNPYTRSFFSHKIDVLLQRHIIYASRLYAFFKRRFVFYHNNIKWSNYYDNVTLNDNRLKSRKLYNATEVAIKSFNTTLIRPEHYPIRDKSVNLSNGVNNYISFTREDDPLVKNLYARNIETLNIFDEMSILQFDYESMLLLKDYRSFDDESEVSREVLSVKDIRDHYEDRIAILSEVSRSW; this is encoded by the coding sequence ATGACAAAATCACCTGCAACAgtaaagagaaagagacACACCAATTCTAAATTGGGATGTGCTAACTGCAAACGGAAAAAGATTAGATGTGATGAGAGTTTGCCACTGTGTAAAAACTGTTTAAAAGGAAAGAAAGATACGTGTTCATACTTGTCTTTATCCcaagatgaagttgaaaagattaaatTGACTCACTCGTTGAGAAATagtcaaaacaaattgttgaattcaaattatcgATTACCTGCAACAAATGTTCTAACAATGTCGAGTAACGAGAGCTTGGAATCTTCCAATAGTCAAAAGAAGTTTCATGCTGTCAGGTATGCATCTTCAAGAGGTAGTGTATTGGAATTTAAATTCGAACTTGCTGATTTGCCTGTCCTTATACCTCCAATCACATATCCTCCTTTGCAGTACAATAACCTTTCTATGCAAGATTTCACCAATGAATTCAAGGTTATTAACGACTTTGATAGTGATGACTATACTACTGGGTCACCGAGTGAGTtatcaaagaaaaacatCTTACCAAATGGCTTTGAGCACCAAATTACCTTTAATGTCATTAACCCAAGAGCATTCAAACGTGTCAACTCAGCTCATGCAGTCACTACAACGCCAGTCGTTTCCGATTACAGTCTTCACTTGTTTATCGGTAAAAATACCTTGCTAGATTATATGAGCGATTTATTTCTGGAAAATGTTTCTGATCTGGGGTTGAGTTTGGCAGTGCATACTTTGGGTGAAGCTATACACTTGAACCACTTGAAGTCAAAACCTagctttttgaaagagGATGCTGATAAGCAACTTACTGAACGTCTTGATAATCGAGTTAAAAACTCATTTAACAAGTGTTGTGATATGTTGCAAGCCAAAGTGGAAACAATACAACAGAAAAAGTGTATAAATTACAATTCCAACGAAGCAGGTAATGATTTAGAATTGGCAGCCTATACAGGTAACTTTCTCACTTTTACTTCAGTCATACTGAAACTTGGAGTTAAAACACATTTtaaaactttgaaattaccATTACTTGCTTACAATACTTATGCTAGATTACAAGAAATAATACCAAGCAAAACATTATCAGTTGtttctttattgaagaaaaatcTACAGTATAATGTCATTAGTGTTAATGTCCCATCATACAACCCCcaatttttatttgaaattgaatccaatttgaGAAGTCttgaatttattttcaCTGCTGAGTCTCTATTTAaagataaagttgattcCTCAATTcgttttgaatttgaaactttaaAAGCACAATACTCATCACTAATGAAATTTCTCAAGGACAAAGTATTAAATATTGTATTTGCATTACGTGACGAAAGTAGTGTTTCAGTATACCCCGTTGATGCTATATATGATGTATTGCAGACCTGGCATGCCATGTGTCCACCAGAAGCTTTAGTAAACAAGCCCGGAATTAATTCAACATTCTACGATGAATCGGTGTTTTTAAAAGATTTGTCAAGTACATTGTACACTTATTATAGTGCAATCGCAGCTGCTTTAGATGCAGTATTCCCTGCATGCAAGTATCTTTTCAGTTTGAGTTTTATACTTCCTGTCAGTCAATGTTATAGCGATAAGGAAACACTAACGGTATCAAAGTATAACCCGTACACCAGATCCTTTTTCAGCCATAAGATTGACGTGTTACTACAACGTCATATTATTTATGCATCAAGATTATATGCTTTCTTCAAGAGGAGGTTTGTATTTTAtcacaacaatatcaaatggTCGAATTACTATGATAACGTAACATTAAATGACAATAGGTTAAAGAGTAGAAAGTTATACAATGCTACCGAAGTAGCAATCAAGAGTTTCAACACTACCTTGATACGACCAGAACATTACCCAATTAGAGATAAATCAGTCAATCTTTCCAATGGCGTCAATAACTACATCAGTTTTACTCGTGAAGATGATCCACTAGTGAAGAACTTGTATGCTAGGAATATTGAAACGTTGAACATTTTCGATGAGAtgtcaattttgcaatttgatTATGAAAGTATGTTGTTACTTAAGGATTATCgatcatttgatgatgagagtGAAGTTAGTCGAGAAGTTTTGAGTGTAAAGGATATTCGTGATCATTACGAAGATAGGATTGCTATATTAAGTGAAGTGAGTAGGAGTTGGTAG
- a CDS encoding Ppm2 protein (S. cerevisiae homolog PPM2 has tRNA methyltransferase activity, has role in tRNA methylation, wybutosine biosynthetic process and localizes to mitochondrion), translating into MTSEIGDNSLGNSAKLQKRREKDQRRKHYDDQQVQGTNNSSIVSKRSVEKLYFPQIQQELGSWFSHFVPSSKKDRRSPAINRGYWIRMESIRRTLYKIIASQGRNKDLASRESSDKCKRKIINVVNLGCGFDPLPFQMLSMKNKDVVWDDGEFDVKFFDIDYPDLVQEKYLLIQKSDEIKQLIGDEVGNDTLCKLNTANYKLIGCDLKNLSQYQQIVDHLFSKDTSSDEMNIFIAEVSLAYMKPEYANPVIGISSKTSNSNFIILEQIMPDGAHNAFATKMLYHFAHLRSPIQCVESYPTKSQQLQRFQSYYNFAEVRNLFENWQWLIEDDEIKDQMMQVEEFDEWEEFILFCQHYIVLHATNDERQLVYDEKLTHDFQVDEEEEERVVFEIDEGVKLSIDDRFDEEVDILQVKFPACSRLNDKVYVHGGLKQTRTNETIVVDYKSGKIERQLQDELREVIPKPRMCHCLTNVGGDLILSGGRTRPCDVKGDVYKFDGQHWSHIVQLDAPRARHSTVAINKDEVLIFGGLQESSNADPFIILNVKTNQILSLEPRGEYIENLNSATIVYNQDKNEGYIYGGFNECHLPNVNDRLYKFTIDYDSNQIKLDVVLQHLMFARIGSQAQLINNGNKLLIAGGVSSETILTSKTNIVTLQLDTLVFKSVEVPLNVSSKHPIILIGFGLVAMNQHLSLIVGGGAVCYSFGSCYNCVYRLEY; encoded by the coding sequence ATGACATCAGAAATAGGAGATAATTCTCTTGGGAATCTGgcaaaattgcaaaagagAAGAGAAAAGGATCAACGTCGAAAACACTACGATGatcaacaagttcaagGAACcaataattcatcaattgtatcCAAACGtagtgttgaaaaattatattTCCCGCAGATCCAACAGGAATTAGGTTCATGGTTCAGTCATTTTGTTCCATCACTGAAAAAGGATAGGCGATCACCGGCTATCAATCGTGGGTATTGGATACGTATGGAAAGTATTCGTCGAACCctttacaaaatcattgcTAGTCAAGGGAGGAATAAAGATTTAGCATCTAGGGAAAGCAGTGATAAATGCAAGAGGAAAATTATTAATGTTGTTAATTTGGGATGTGGGTTTGACCCCTTACCgtttcaaatgttgagTATGAAAAACAAGGATGTCGTTTGGGATGATGGTGAATTTGATgtcaaattttttgatattgattatCCTGATTTAGTTCAGGAAAAGTATTTATTGATCCAAAAATCAgatgaaattaaacaattaATTGGAGACGAAGTAGGAAATGACACGTTATGCAAATTAAATACTGCCAATTACAAATTAATTGGatgtgatttgaaaaatctcAGCCAGTATCAACAAATAGTTGATCACTTATTCTCAAAAGACACATCTTCCGACGAAATGAATATCTTCATTGCTGAAGTTTCATTGGCTTATATGAAACCAGAGTATGCCAACCCCGTAATTGGAATTTCATCCAAGACTTCCAACTCGAATTTCATAATCTTGGAACAAATCATGCCTGATGGCGCCCACAATGCATTTGCGACAAAAATGTTGTATCATTTTGCCCATTTAAGAAGTCCGATCCAATGTGTTGAACTGTATCCCACTAAACtgcaacaattgcaacGGTTTCAACTGTATTACAACTTTGCTGAAGTGAgaaatctttttgaaaattggcAATGGCTTATcgaagatgatgaaattaagGATCAAATGATGCAAGTGGAggaatttgatgaatggGAAGagtttattttgttttgtcaACATTATATTGTTCTTCATGCAACCAATGATGAAAGACAATTGGtttatgatgaaaaattgactCATGATTTTCAAGTcgatgaggaagaagaagagagagtagtgtttgaaattgatgaggGGGTGAAGTTGAGTATTGATGATCGGTTTGATGAGGAGGTTGATATATTGCAAGTCAAATTTCCTGCTTGTAGTCGATTGAATGATAAAGTTTATGTTCATGGTGGGTTAAAGCAAACAAGAACTAATGAAACTATTGTTGTGGATTATAAGTCAGGTAAAATTGAGAGACAGTTGCAAGATGAGTTGAGAGAGGTTATCCCGAAACCTCGAATGTGTCATTGTTTGACTAATGTTGGTGGAGACCTAATTCTCTCTGGAGGTCGAACTAGACCCTGTGATGTCAAAGGTGATGtttataaatttgatgGTCAACATTGGTCCCATATTGTTCAATTAGATGCACCAAGAGCTCGACATTCAACAGTTGCTATAAATAAAGATGAGGTGCTCATATTCGGTGGATTACAGGAATCATCAAATGCAGATCCATTTATCATACTAAATGTGaaaacaaaccaaattCTATCGCTTGAACCACGGGGTGAgtatattgaaaacttaAACAGTGCGACAATAGTCTACAATCAAGATAAAAATGAGGGGTATATCTATGGAGGATTCAACGAATGCCATTTGCCTAACGTCAATGATAGACTTTacaaatttacaattgattatgattccaatcaaattaaacttgatgttgttttgcaacatttAATGTTTGCCAGAATAGGCAGCCAGGCACAACTTATTAACAATGGAAACAAACTCCTCATTGCCGGTGGAGTATCTTCGGAAACAATATTGACCAGTAAGACAAATATCGTCACTTTACAACTAGATACGTTAGTTTTCAAGAGTGTTGAAGTTCCATTGAATGTAAGTTCCAAACATCcaataattttgattgGATTTGGATTGGTTGCCATGAATCAACATTTGAGTTtgattgttggtggtggtgctgtTTGCTACTCTTTTGGTAGCTGTTATAATTGTGTATATAGATTAGAATATTAG
- a CDS encoding type-1 protein phosphatase targeting subunit produces MGMATTQSAYTRRNQDQLGDTSSNNKSPVHTSPSVSPPSASASASASASNSMAIEEAFTFPTAPPTSSSSNESTPRDRRRSFTYESTSPNGSSEASPSSPTPLSMSFMHKPSRSQSFFTQSNDRTRENSIFNKTLSYSPPKQQSPPQQQQTSDTTVHSSVSSSSSSSSSSPSEKSPTASPSLSPSSAQPPQPPSLDDTNDHFAPPDYFNHKSSLKSVTRSKSLPSTPTFKVHFGNSDIRYFKKKDTPRTISASNSPDFGAQADSSDDDEYEDDDDEDDNDDDDDDHYGTFGTRYNYEYTYADEDDVDDDVKRISSRGSAHRSHNKYNHDLHNFSLGDTKYPKPVASEIKWDLQLLNFAPLSYLKRIEARTPVFLERLFISADKKYLFGHIAVKNLAFEKYLTVRYSVDNWMTIIEIPTTYTEERADVMEKNNYDRFVFKIPLDNLFNTFKMSKNSSTDSLSEDSSSSGNSGDIFRGSSYGDYQKERRYQFCIKYCTQGHEYWDNNKFQNYLVKLVKSRISHQPPPQQQKHHFYNLENKDSKLQDHTKKPRYSHNYLKRVGSDSGINYNSPGAGTDESKNNDDLEDDDTDTITMDANGSGSTLRENIEELLKNTGDAQVKSRGINNDNKGFSSTASKSTDTNNSGTKKSQNLQLDLDLDSLDTVATTTPKYKTKFITNQFNLNSNSNAATKGNLSTGRSNAFNSDLKSKSYKEILDSYCFFKSDSASVSGSVSGNGNGNGNGNSGSGVGSDISEI; encoded by the coding sequence atggGAATGGCAACAACTCAATCTGCATATACAAGGAGGAACCAGGACCAATTAGGTGATACCAGTAGCAACAATAAATCACCAGTTCATACATCGCCATCCGTATCGCCACCATCAGCATCAGCATCAGCATCAGCATCagcatcaaattcaatggcAATAGAAGAAGCATTCACCTTCCCCACTGCCCCACCAACTTCGAGTTCTTCAAATGAGTCAACTCCTCGAGATCGGCGTCGATCATTCACTTATGAATCCACTTCACCCAATGGCAGCTCTGAGGCTTCACCTTCATCCCCAACACCACTTTCAATGAGCTTTATGCACAAACCTTCGAGATCACAAAGTTTTTTCACCCAATCCAATGATAGAACCAGAGAAAAtagcattttcaataaaacCTTGTCCTACTCACCtccaaaacaacaactgcCTCCACAACAGCAGCAAACTTCAGACACAACTGTTCACTCAtcagtttcttcttcttcttcttcctcatcttcCTCCCCACTGGAAAAATCACCTACTGCTAGTCCCTCACTATCACCATCTTCAGCACAACCTCCTCAACCACCATCTTTAGATGATACAAATGACCATTTTGCTCCACCAGATTACTTTAATCACAAGTCATCACTTAAATCAGTAACAAGATCCAAATCTCTACCATCAACACCCACTTTTAAAGtccattttggaaattcaGATATTCGATATTTTAAAAAGAAGGATACCCCAAGAACTATATCAGCCAGTAATTCACCCGATTTTGGTGCACAAGCAGATTCAtccgatgatgatgagtatgaagatgacgatgatgaagatgacaacgatgatgacgacgacGATCACTACGGCACATTCGGTACTCGTTACAATTATGAATATACCTACgctgatgaagatgatgtcgatgatgatgtgaAAAGAATCAGCTCAAGGGGTAGTGCGCATAGGTCACACAATAAATATAACCATGACTTGCATAACTTCAGTTTGGGTGATACAAAATACCCGAAACCAGTTGCTTCGGAGATAAAATGGGATCTACAATTGTTAAATTTCGCACCTTTGTcttatttgaaaagaattgaagCAAGAACACCAGTGTTTCTTGAACGGTTATTCATCTCTGCTGACAAAAAGTATTTGTTTGGTCATATTGCTGTAAAGAACCTTGCTTTTGAGAAATACTTGACTGTTCGTTACTCAGTTGACAACTGGATGACTATTATTGAGATTCCCACCACCTATACCGAAGAAAGGGCTGACGTCATGGAGAAGAACAACTATGATCgctttgttttcaaaataccCCTTGAtaatttattcaatacGTTTAAAATGTCAAAAAACTCGTCGACTGATTCATTGAGTGAAGatagtagtagtagtggAAATAGTGGTGACATATTTAGAGGTTCGAGTTATGGTGATTACCAAAAGGAAAGAAGGTACCAATTTTGCATTAAATATTGTACCCAGGGACATGAATATTGGgataataataaatttcaaaattatttagtcaaattggtcaaatcAAGAATCAGCCACCAACCACCGCCACAGCAACAAAAGCATCATTTTTataatttggaaaacaaagaCTCCAAATTACAAGATCATACTAAAAAACCAAGGTATTCTCATAATTATCTTAAACGAGTTGGATCCGATTCAGGTATCAATTACAATAGTCCAGGTGCTGGCACGGATGAATCAAAGAATAACGATGAtcttgaagatgatgatacCGATACCATCACTATGGATGCAAATGGTAGTGGCTCTACCCTTAGAGAGAATATCGaagagttgttgaaaaacacCGGGGATGCACAAGTAAAACTGCGGGGTATCAACAACGATAATAAAGGCTTTTCATCTACTGCTTCTAAGTCAACCGACACCAACAACAGTGGTACTAAAAAGAgtcaaaatcttcaacttgatcTTGATCTTGATTCACTCGATACTGTCGCTACAACAACACCGAAATATAAAACGAAATTCATcacaaatcaattcaatttgaattcaaattccaaTGCGGCTACAAAGGGCAATTTGTCCACTGGTAGGTCAAATGCATTCAAtagtgatttgaaaagtaaGTCATATAAGGAGATACTTGACTCatattgttttttcaaatctgaTTCTGCTAGTGTTAGTGGTAGTGTTAGTGGTAACGGTAATGGAAATGGAAATGGCAATAGTGGAAGTGGAGTAGGCAGTGATATAAgtgaaatttga
- a CDS encoding ubiquitin ligase complex component, with amino-acid sequence MNLQNNCASDEQVSPHATTSNFNHIINSTVSSNEDTASRSGSRHATPALSRQGSPSILPPHSSIKSTIVTDSAPNDLKAQALVPPSPPSNSSSNSPVAVPNQDVSVVTPFLVKHISDQSLIPKDNFHKYCYRHNPDITCNKQTDEVKMKKLQEKLEDLPNRDQEAISHVWSIFSAAPEHHRKLILQGILTQCCFPQLSFVSQEVASLIKIDFISTLPQEIALKILCYLDCNSLCNAAQVSRKWKTLADDDRVWHHMCEQHIDRKCPNCGWGLPLMHMKRARDMTEEEIKPIKRNEDAAREAGDASQQGPISAQRYSDEPDRKKLKVDPKPTTSPVLKKRPWKSVYSERFKLEKNWRKGVYKMKSFIGHKDGITCLQFNRKYLMTGSYDSTIKIWKIETGECVKTLTGHTKGVRSLVFDNQKLITGGLDSTIKVWNYHTGQCIATYRGHDDAVVSVDFSNKSIVSGSADSTVRVWHVDSRTCYTLRGHTDWVNCVKIHPGSNTIFSASDDTTIRMWDMNTNQCLKIFGGMENNGHIGQVQCVIPLTYKDELIEDASEGESEHEQSGKERQQQQQQPGSLSLPTQSAPQHTTTNTSSSVRNLVPATNSFPTHILTSSLDNTIKLWDVSTGKCIRTQFGHIEGVWSIAADTFRIISGAHDRMIKVWDLQNGKCLHTFGNAASVSCVALSDSKFVSGLENGEVKMYCFD; translated from the coding sequence ATgaatttgcaaaacaacTGTGCATCCGACGAGCAGGTCTCTCCTCATGCCACCACAAGCAACTTCAACCATATCATCAACTCCACTGTATCGTCAAATGAAGATACTGCGTCAAGATCAGGTTCAAGACATGCCACACCTGCGTTATCTAGACAAGGATCACCATCAATACTACCTCCTCACTCATCTATCAAATCAACTATAGTCACAGACTCAGCAccaaatgatttgaaagcaCAAGCGCTTGTACCACCTTCACCACCATCCAACTCTAGTTCAAACTCACCAGTTGCAGTACCAAATCAAGATGTCTCGGTAGTTACACCATTTTTAGTTAAACACATTAGTGATCAAAGTCTAATACCAAAAGACAACTTTCACAAGTATTGCTATCGTCATAATCCTGATATAACATGTAACAAACAAACAGATGAAGTCAAGATGAAAAAGTTACAAGAGAAGCTAGAAGATTTACCCAATAGAGATCAAGAAGCTATTAGTCATGTATGGTCTATCTTCAGTGCAGCACCTGAACATCATCGTAAATTGATACTACAAGGTATTTTAACTCAATGTTGTTTCCCACAATTATCATTTGTTTCCCAAGAAGTGGCCtcattaatcaaaattgattttatttcAACATTACCACAAGAGATCGCTTTGAAAATTCTTTGTTACTTGGATTGCAATAGTCTTTGTAACGCAGCACAAGTGTCACGCAAATGGAAGACGTTGGCTGATGATGATCGGGTTTGGCATCATATGTGTGAACAACATATCGATCGTAAATGTCCCAATTGTGGGTGGGGTCTTCCTTTGATGCATATGAAACGGGCAAGGGATATGACTGAGGAAGAGATCAAACCCATCAAGCGAAATGAAGATGCTGCCAGAGAAGCAGGCGATGCCTCACAACAAGGACCAATCTCCGCACAACGATATAGTGATGAACCTGATCGTAAAAAGCTCAAAGTTGATCCCAAACCAACCACTTCACCAGTGCTCAAGAAACGTCCATGGAAATCAGTTTACTCTGAAAGATTCAAGTTGGAGAAAAATTGGCGTAAAGGAGTATACAAGATGAAATCATTTATTGGTCACAAGGATGGTATTACATGTTTACAATTTAATCGAAAATATTTAATGACAGGTTCATATGATTCAACGATtaagatttggaaaattgaGACTGGTGAATGTGTCAAAACATTAACTGGACATACGAAGGGAGTACGATCATTAGTATTTGATAATCAAAAACTAATCACTGGTGGTTTAGATTCAACTATTAAAGTATGGAATTATCATACGGGTCAATGTATTGCTACCTACCGCGGACATGATGATGCTGTTGTCTCggttgatttttcaaacaagtcCATTGTTTCAGGTTCCGCAGATAGTACAGTACGTGTATGGCATGTTGATTCAAGAACATGTTATACATTAAGAGGCCATACTGATTGGGTCAATTGTGTCAAGATTCATCCTGGTTCAAATACTATATTCAGTGCTAGTGATGATACCACTATACGAATGTGGGATATGAATACGAATCAGTGTCTCAAGATATTTGGAGGAATGGAAAATAACGGCCATATTGGGCAAGTACAATGTGTTATCCCATTGACTTataaagatgaattgattgaggaTGCAAGTGAAGGTGAAAGTGAACATGAGCAAAGTGGCAAAGAAAggcaacagcaacaacaacaacccGGGTCATTATCATTACCAACACAACTGGCACCGCAACATACAACTACAAACACCTCTTCTTCCGTGCGCAACTTGGTCCCCGCCACAAACTCCTTCCCCACCCACATCCTCACCTCATCACTTGacaacaccatcaaattATGGGACGTTTCCACCGGGAAATGTATCCGTACCCAATTCGGTCACATTGAAGGTGTATGGTCAATTGCTGCTGACACTTTCAGAATCATTAGTGGAGCTCATGATCGAATGATTAAGGTATGGGATTTACAAAATGGAAAATGTTTACATACATTCGGTAACGCTGCTAGTGTCTCTTGTGTTGCTTTAAgtgattcaaaatttgtatCGGGGTTGGAAAACGGTGAGGTGAAAatgtattgttttgattaa